One window from the genome of Paenibacillus azoreducens encodes:
- the ftsA gene encoding cell division protein FtsA, translating to MSNNDIIVSLDIGTSKVRAIIGEVNNGTFNIIGVGSADSEGIRKGAIVDIDQTVQSIRSAVDHAERMVGIEISEVYVGISGNHIGLQSSHGVVAVSNEDREIGEEDIERVLKAAEVVALPPDREIIDVVAKQYVVDGLEGIHDPRGMIGVRLEVEAIIITGAKTAIHNLLRCVEKSGLKIKDLVLMSLGAGQLALSKDEKTMGSVLVDIGAGSTTIAIFEEGTMVSTSTLPIGGEFVTNDIAYGLRTLTDQAEKVKLKYGCALMADAAPDVTFKVVRIGSNVEKEFNQEDLAAIIEPRVQEIFHLIREEVKRLGYVELPGGYILTGGTVSMPGVLQVAQSELATSVRIAVPDYIGVRDPGYTSGVGILHNVMRSIRLRSTSGANVSSAGNKKTVNRPKASPASNPETAQKPGFIERLKNIFSDFI from the coding sequence TTGAGCAACAATGACATCATTGTTAGTTTGGACATCGGTACATCCAAAGTTCGTGCTATTATTGGGGAAGTGAATAATGGAACCTTTAATATTATTGGAGTTGGATCTGCCGACTCGGAAGGAATTCGCAAAGGTGCGATTGTAGATATTGACCAGACAGTTCAATCTATCCGCAGTGCCGTTGATCATGCGGAACGCATGGTCGGTATTGAAATATCGGAGGTTTATGTCGGCATTTCGGGCAATCATATCGGACTTCAATCCAGCCACGGTGTCGTGGCAGTATCGAACGAGGATCGGGAAATTGGCGAGGAGGATATTGAACGCGTGCTTAAAGCCGCGGAGGTTGTGGCTCTTCCGCCTGATCGGGAAATCATTGATGTGGTTGCAAAACAATACGTAGTAGACGGCCTGGAGGGAATTCATGATCCGCGCGGCATGATCGGCGTCCGGTTGGAAGTCGAAGCCATCATCATTACAGGCGCGAAGACGGCCATACATAATCTGTTGCGCTGCGTTGAAAAATCAGGTCTCAAAATTAAAGATCTGGTTCTCATGTCTTTAGGGGCGGGACAACTTGCCTTATCTAAGGATGAGAAAACGATGGGCTCGGTATTGGTCGATATCGGTGCAGGATCTACGACAATCGCCATTTTTGAAGAAGGCACCATGGTTTCAACGTCTACACTGCCGATTGGCGGTGAATTTGTGACTAATGATATCGCTTATGGCCTGCGGACGCTGACGGATCAGGCGGAGAAGGTCAAGCTGAAATACGGCTGCGCCCTGATGGCGGATGCCGCTCCTGACGTTACCTTCAAAGTTGTCCGTATCGGCAGCAATGTGGAGAAAGAATTCAACCAAGAAGATTTGGCTGCGATCATTGAGCCGCGGGTACAGGAAATATTCCATCTAATCCGTGAAGAAGTGAAACGTCTTGGTTACGTTGAGCTCCCAGGGGGTTATATACTTACTGGCGGCACTGTATCCATGCCAGGAGTTTTGCAGGTTGCCCAGAGCGAACTCGCAACATCCGTCAGAATTGCCGTGCCTGATTATATTGGTGTAAGAGACCCTGGTTATACCAGCGGTGTCGGCATTTTGCACAACGTCATGCGCAGCATCCGATTGCGCAGCACAAGCGGCGCAAACGTGAGCAGTGCGGGCAACAAGAAAACAGTGAACCGCCCTAAAGCGAGTCCTGCTTCGAATCCGGAGACCGCCCAGAAACCCGGCTTTATTGAAAGATTGAAAAATATTTTCAGTGATTTCATATAG
- a CDS encoding cell division protein FtsQ/DivIB has product MPKAHIPVLKENKPKKKSSRKVIAVLVLLFAAILVVLFFRSPVSQVTEIQFTGSTFSSREQLLKASGLKMGSQYFGVSPSNVESQLLQIKSIQKAVVDKHFPGKISVSIQEYPTVAYELGADGKLDAILASGSKVAVNSSGIAVEKPILTKWSADDPNKAKLCKVLGQIPNELTSDISEIMPSPTASFPDRIKMYTRSRFIVITSISLLTDKIEYLNQVIETAQPGTITMLEADSYTPFQPVTTEDPSQKATTHGN; this is encoded by the coding sequence ATGCCAAAAGCTCACATTCCCGTTTTAAAAGAAAACAAGCCCAAGAAAAAGTCCAGCCGGAAAGTCATTGCCGTTTTGGTGCTGTTGTTTGCCGCGATCCTGGTCGTTTTGTTCTTCCGCTCACCCGTAAGCCAGGTGACGGAGATCCAATTTACGGGCAGCACATTCTCCTCAAGGGAGCAGTTACTGAAGGCCAGTGGGCTGAAGATGGGAAGCCAATATTTTGGCGTTTCGCCTTCCAACGTTGAAAGCCAGCTGTTACAAATCAAATCGATTCAAAAAGCGGTAGTGGACAAGCATTTCCCGGGCAAAATCAGCGTGAGCATCCAAGAGTACCCGACAGTGGCTTACGAACTGGGGGCTGACGGGAAACTCGATGCGATTCTGGCCAGCGGTTCCAAAGTTGCCGTAAACAGCAGCGGTATCGCTGTGGAGAAGCCGATTTTGACCAAATGGAGCGCCGATGATCCTAATAAAGCCAAGCTGTGCAAGGTGCTGGGGCAAATCCCGAATGAGCTGACCTCGGATATTTCTGAGATTATGCCTTCTCCAACGGCCTCTTTTCCAGACAGAATCAAGATGTACACCAGATCCCGTTTTATTGTGATCACTTCGATCTCGCTTTTGACCGATAAAATCGAATATTTGAATCAGGTGATCGAGACGGCGCAGCCGGGGACCATTACGATGCTGGAGGCTGACTCATACACACCTTTTCAGCCTGTAACGACCGAGGACCCGAGCCAAAAAGCCACTACTCATGGCAACTAA